In bacterium, a single window of DNA contains:
- a CDS encoding GlxA family transcriptional regulator, producing MSSPPLPPRRIAMVAYPGVQLLDVVGPLEVFAAASEAVGVQGADATARGYEITVVGSAPGTVRASSGLAIGVDRAYEDLPDEIDTLIVAGGHGTARAFREPRILEAVRSGAARARRTCSVCTGAFVLAAAGLLDGRRATTHWGSADELARRFPDVDVDPDPIFVRDGDVWTSAGVTAGMDLALALVEDDLGRDLALEVSRRMVFFLKRPGGQSQFSAQLAGQAADRDPLRELQAWVVEHPAEDHAVERLAARVSMSPRNFSRVFAKQVGLSPGRFVERVRVEAARRRLEDSPGSVDAVASDVGFGTAETMRRAFLRQIGVGPSAYRERFNSAP from the coding sequence ATGTCGAGCCCGCCGCTTCCGCCCCGACGAATCGCGATGGTCGCCTATCCGGGCGTCCAGCTCCTCGACGTCGTCGGTCCGCTCGAGGTCTTCGCTGCGGCGAGCGAAGCGGTCGGCGTGCAAGGCGCCGACGCGACCGCCCGTGGCTACGAGATCACCGTCGTCGGCTCCGCGCCCGGCACCGTCCGGGCCTCCTCGGGGCTCGCGATCGGCGTCGACCGGGCCTACGAGGATCTGCCCGACGAGATCGACACGCTGATCGTCGCCGGCGGCCACGGGACCGCCCGGGCGTTCCGCGAGCCCCGGATCCTCGAGGCGGTTCGCTCTGGCGCCGCCCGGGCCCGGCGGACCTGCTCCGTCTGCACGGGGGCGTTCGTGCTGGCGGCGGCGGGTCTTCTCGACGGTCGGCGCGCCACGACCCACTGGGGCAGTGCTGACGAGCTCGCGCGGCGCTTCCCCGACGTCGACGTCGACCCGGATCCGATCTTCGTTCGCGACGGGGACGTCTGGACCTCGGCGGGGGTGACGGCGGGCATGGACCTCGCCCTCGCGCTGGTCGAAGACGACCTCGGGCGGGATCTCGCCCTCGAGGTGTCGCGTCGGATGGTCTTCTTCCTGAAGCGGCCCGGCGGCCAGTCCCAGTTCTCGGCCCAGCTGGCGGGTCAGGCGGCCGATCGCGATCCGCTCCGGGAGCTGCAGGCCTGGGTCGTCGAGCACCCGGCGGAGGATCACGCGGTGGAGCGCCTGGCGGCTCGGGTCTCGATGAGCCCGCGGAACTTCTCGCGGGTGTTCGCGAAGCAGGTCGGGTTGTCGCCGGGGCGCTTCGTCGAGCGGGTACGGGTCGAGGCGGCACGAAGGCGTCTCGAGGATTCGCCGGGCTCGGTAGACGCGGTCGCCAGCGACGTGGGCTTCGGCACGGCGGAGACGATGCGTCGCGCGTTCCTCCGCCAGATCGGCGTGGGACCTTCGGCCTATCGCGAACGATTCAACAGCGCCCCCTGA
- a CDS encoding DJ-1/PfpI family protein translates to MADDKRTIGIVLFDRAEELDWVGPFEVFTMAREASGGKGPASEIEVVLASEHGGVVTGAKGLRNEVDFSFADAPDFDVLLVPGGIGTRDEMKNPVMLDFLRKQAATAEWVTSVCTGSIVLEAAGLTKGKKITTHWGYLPTLREDAAGRAEVLENVRYVRDGNLLTAAGVSAGIDSALWLVGQLYGVRHARITQKMMEYDPAPPYAAEV, encoded by the coding sequence ATGGCGGACGACAAGCGAACGATCGGAATCGTGCTCTTCGATCGGGCGGAAGAGCTCGACTGGGTCGGGCCCTTCGAGGTCTTCACGATGGCCCGTGAGGCGTCGGGCGGAAAGGGACCCGCGAGCGAGATCGAGGTCGTGCTCGCGAGCGAGCACGGCGGTGTCGTGACGGGGGCGAAGGGACTCCGGAACGAGGTCGATTTCTCCTTCGCCGACGCACCCGACTTCGACGTCCTTCTCGTTCCGGGAGGGATCGGCACCCGGGACGAGATGAAGAATCCCGTGATGCTCGACTTCCTGCGAAAGCAGGCGGCGACCGCCGAGTGGGTCACGTCCGTCTGTACCGGCTCGATCGTGCTCGAAGCCGCGGGCCTCACGAAAGGCAAGAAGATCACGACCCACTGGGGCTATCTGCCGACCCTGCGCGAGGACGCGGCCGGTCGCGCCGAGGTCCTCGAGAACGTCCGCTACGTCCGCGACGGCAATCTGCTGACCGCGGCCGGCGTCTCGGCGGGCATCGATTCCGCGCTCTGGCTCGTCGGTCAGCTCTACGGCGTGCGCCACGCGCGGATCACCCAGAAGATGATGGAGTACGACCCGGCGCCGCCCTACGCCGCCGAGGTCTGA
- a CDS encoding isoprenylcysteine carboxylmethyltransferase family protein has protein sequence MQRIAHFAYGALSYALFFGTFLYTAGFLTNRFVPKSIDSGETGSLGTAVAIDLALLALFAVQHSGMARPAFKRAWTRIVPEPIERATYVLLSSVVMIAVFAFWRPLPETIWSFESTLGQGIGFGLFAVGVGTVLYSTVLIDHFELFGLRQVWDGLRRRDAREDAFVTPSLYRFVRHPLYVGWFVTLWATPTMSVGHLLFAGVCTVYILVAVRLEERDLVAAFGRRYEQYQATTPMFVPKGRPEPEAATA, from the coding sequence ATGCAGCGCATCGCGCACTTCGCCTACGGCGCCCTGTCCTACGCCCTCTTTTTCGGCACGTTCCTCTACACGGCTGGCTTCCTGACGAACCGATTCGTCCCGAAGTCGATCGATTCCGGGGAGACGGGCTCGCTCGGCACCGCCGTCGCGATCGACCTCGCGCTGCTCGCCCTCTTCGCCGTCCAGCACTCGGGCATGGCACGCCCCGCCTTCAAGCGGGCCTGGACGCGGATCGTGCCGGAGCCGATCGAGCGGGCGACCTACGTCCTGCTCTCGAGCGTCGTGATGATCGCGGTCTTCGCATTCTGGCGACCGCTGCCCGAGACGATCTGGAGCTTCGAGTCGACGCTCGGCCAGGGGATCGGATTCGGACTCTTCGCCGTGGGGGTCGGCACCGTCCTCTATTCGACCGTGCTGATCGATCACTTCGAGCTCTTCGGGCTGCGTCAGGTGTGGGACGGCTTGAGGCGGAGAGACGCCCGCGAGGATGCCTTCGTCACGCCCTCGCTCTACCGCTTCGTGCGACATCCGCTCTACGTCGGCTGGTTCGTCACGCTCTGGGCGACGCCGACCATGAGCGTGGGCCACCTGCTCTTCGCCGGGGTCTGTACCGTCTACATCCTGGTCGCCGTGCGCCTCGAAGAACGGGACCTCGTGGCCGCCTTCGGTCGCCGCTACGAGCAGTACCAGGCGACGACCCCGATGTTCGTGCCGAAGGGACGGCCGGAGCCCGAGGCAGCGACGGCCTGA
- a CDS encoding methyltransferase — MSRFGSVLFLSLSLATTGCQWLGGGTADGPDPVAAAIERAAADPHRSESNRARNGYRHPVETLTFFGLEPDMSVLEIRPGGGLWYTEILAPLLAADGRYIAASYDLSKPDLPAYVTRSHEALLARFEEQPERYGDLDLAVLHPPTIQLGADESVDLVLNFRNTHGLIRDGAAKDAYAAFFAVLKSGGVLGVVQHRAGPKTDTSEFNGYVPEEKVIALAESAGFVLDAKSEINANPNDSADYEGGVWTLPPTLRLGDTDREKYLAIGESDRMTLRFRKP, encoded by the coding sequence ATGTCTCGATTCGGTTCCGTTCTCTTCCTGTCGCTCTCGCTCGCGACCACCGGCTGCCAGTGGCTCGGCGGCGGAACGGCCGACGGGCCGGATCCGGTCGCGGCGGCGATCGAGCGCGCGGCGGCCGATCCCCATCGGAGCGAGTCGAACCGCGCCCGAAACGGCTACCGACACCCGGTCGAGACGCTGACCTTCTTCGGCCTCGAGCCCGACATGTCCGTCCTCGAGATCCGACCCGGCGGCGGCCTCTGGTACACCGAGATCCTCGCGCCGCTGCTCGCGGCGGACGGCCGCTACATCGCCGCCTCCTACGACCTCTCGAAGCCGGACCTTCCCGCCTACGTCACCCGATCCCACGAGGCGCTGCTCGCGCGCTTCGAGGAGCAGCCGGAGCGCTACGGCGATCTCGACCTCGCCGTGCTCCACCCGCCGACGATCCAGCTCGGCGCTGACGAGAGCGTCGATCTCGTGCTCAACTTCCGGAACACCCACGGTCTGATCCGCGATGGCGCAGCGAAAGACGCCTACGCGGCCTTCTTCGCGGTCCTCAAGTCCGGTGGCGTGCTCGGCGTCGTGCAGCACCGCGCGGGGCCGAAGACGGACACCTCGGAGTTCAACGGCTATGTCCCCGAGGAGAAGGTCATCGCCCTCGCCGAGTCCGCCGGCTTCGTCCTCGACGCGAAGAGCGAGATCAACGCGAATCCGAACGATTCTGCCGACTACGAGGGCGGGGTGTGGACGCTGCCGCCGACGCTCCGGCTCGGCGACACGGATCGCGAGAAGTATCTCGCGATCGGCGAGAGTGACCGGATGACCCTGCGCTTTCGCAAGCCCTGA
- the metH gene encoding methionine synthase, with the protein MSSRPARPERIETLLGLLREKILVLDGAMGSMIQGFGLEEKDFRGDTFVDHESELKGDNELLSLTRPDVIRKIHDDFFAAGADIVETNTFGSNAISQADYALEHTVRDLNLASARIAAESAAAWTAKDPSKPRFVAGAVGPTPKTLSISPDVNDPSARSLTFEELKAAYREQVDALIEGDVDVLLVETIFDTLNAKAALVAIDEAFEASGIRLPIMISVAITDASGRTLSGQTVDAFWRSVAHSRPLSVGVNCSLGATDMRPHVAELARIADCYVSSYPNAGLPNAFGEYDEAPATTGELVGEFATSGLVNFVGGCCGTTPPHIQAIAEAVEGVAPRAIPAAEAEATFYSGLETLVIRPDSNFQMIGERTNVTGSAKFRKLIEADDYDTALEVALDQVRGGANLLDVNMDEGMLDSEAAMTRFLNLIASEPEVAKIPIMIDSSKWSVLEAGLRCVQGKAVVNSISLKEGEADFLEKAKLIRRYGAGVVVMAFDEAGQADTTERKIEICERSYRILVDQAGFPPEDIIFDPNILAIATGIEEHDDYAKNFIDASREIRERCPGVHISGGVSNLSFSFRGNNRVREAIHSAFLFHATQAGMDMGIVNAGQLELYEDIPKDLLEHVEDILFNRRDDATERMVEFAETVKGAGKKREVDLTWRENSVEERLSHALVHGIVDYIDDDTEEARQKLGRPIDVIEGPLMDGMRVVGDLFGAGKMFLPQVVKSARSMKKAVAYLEPYLEAEKVEGSSQGKIVMATVKGDVHDIGKNIVGVVLGCNNYEVIDLGVMVPADKILEAAISEGAQMIGLSGLITPSLDEMASVAKEMERRGLELPLLIGGATTSRQHTAVKIAPNYSQPVVHVLDASRSVNVVSDLLSDERRDGFAQENRDEQEKLRAIYDGRKEKPLLAIDDARANAEKLDFTAAPAKPGFLGKRVIDDVSAADLDPFIDWTFFFSTWDLKGKYPKILDDPKVGAAARELYEHGRSLLDEIIEKQWLRPRGVYGFWPARREGDDVVLFADEELTGEVARFPMLRQQAIAPDGKPNRCLADFVASREDGVADYVGAFAVTSGTEAEDLSARFEKDHDDYKAIMVKALADRLAEAFAEFLHARARREWGYGDGENLSNEDLIAERYRGIRPAFGYPACPDHLPKRTLFPLLDAPSVGMELTETCAMTPAASVSGLYFAHPDARYFTVGRLGRDQIEDYAARMDLSADEAEKWLASNLGY; encoded by the coding sequence ATGTCCAGCCGCCCTGCCCGACCCGAACGCATCGAGACGCTCCTCGGTCTCCTCCGCGAGAAGATCCTCGTCCTCGACGGGGCGATGGGCTCGATGATCCAGGGCTTCGGACTCGAGGAGAAGGACTTCCGGGGAGACACCTTCGTCGACCACGAGAGCGAGCTGAAGGGGGACAACGAGCTCCTCTCGCTCACGCGCCCCGACGTCATCCGGAAGATCCACGACGACTTCTTCGCCGCCGGCGCGGACATCGTCGAGACGAACACCTTCGGCTCGAACGCGATCTCCCAGGCGGACTACGCCCTCGAGCACACGGTGCGCGACCTCAATCTCGCGTCCGCACGAATCGCCGCAGAGTCGGCCGCAGCGTGGACCGCGAAGGATCCGTCGAAGCCGCGCTTCGTCGCCGGTGCCGTCGGCCCGACCCCGAAGACGCTGTCCATCTCGCCGGACGTGAACGATCCATCCGCGCGAAGCCTCACCTTCGAGGAGCTGAAGGCCGCCTACCGCGAGCAGGTCGACGCGCTGATCGAGGGCGACGTCGACGTTCTGCTCGTCGAGACGATCTTCGACACGCTGAACGCGAAGGCGGCCCTCGTCGCGATCGACGAAGCCTTCGAAGCGAGCGGCATCCGCCTGCCGATCATGATCTCCGTCGCGATCACCGACGCGAGTGGTCGCACGCTCTCGGGCCAGACCGTCGACGCGTTCTGGCGCTCGGTCGCCCACTCGAGGCCGCTCTCGGTCGGCGTGAACTGCTCGCTCGGGGCCACGGACATGCGCCCCCACGTGGCGGAGCTCGCCCGGATCGCCGACTGCTACGTCTCGAGCTATCCGAACGCCGGCCTGCCCAACGCCTTCGGCGAGTACGACGAGGCACCCGCGACGACCGGCGAGCTGGTCGGCGAATTCGCCACGAGCGGGCTCGTCAACTTCGTCGGCGGCTGCTGCGGCACGACGCCGCCCCACATCCAGGCGATCGCCGAGGCGGTCGAAGGCGTGGCGCCCCGGGCAATTCCCGCTGCCGAAGCAGAAGCGACCTTCTACTCCGGGCTCGAGACCCTCGTGATCCGGCCCGACTCGAACTTCCAGATGATCGGCGAGCGGACGAACGTGACCGGCTCCGCGAAGTTCCGGAAGCTGATCGAGGCCGACGACTACGACACCGCCCTCGAGGTCGCCCTCGACCAGGTGCGTGGCGGCGCGAACCTGCTCGACGTCAACATGGACGAGGGCATGCTCGACAGCGAAGCGGCGATGACCCGCTTCCTGAATCTGATCGCGAGCGAGCCCGAGGTCGCGAAGATCCCGATCATGATCGACAGCTCCAAGTGGAGCGTGCTCGAGGCGGGGCTCCGCTGCGTCCAGGGCAAGGCGGTCGTGAACTCGATCTCGCTCAAGGAAGGTGAAGCCGACTTCCTCGAGAAGGCGAAGCTGATCCGTCGCTACGGCGCCGGCGTCGTCGTCATGGCCTTCGACGAAGCGGGCCAGGCGGACACGACCGAACGCAAGATCGAGATCTGCGAGCGCTCCTACCGGATCCTCGTCGACCAGGCCGGGTTCCCGCCCGAAGACATCATCTTCGACCCGAACATCCTCGCGATCGCGACGGGGATCGAAGAGCACGACGACTACGCGAAGAACTTCATCGACGCGTCTCGCGAGATCCGCGAGCGCTGTCCCGGCGTCCACATCTCGGGCGGTGTCTCGAACCTGTCCTTCTCGTTCCGAGGGAACAACCGCGTCCGCGAAGCCATCCACTCGGCCTTCCTCTTCCACGCCACACAGGCCGGCATGGACATGGGGATCGTGAACGCCGGCCAGCTCGAGCTCTACGAGGACATCCCGAAGGATCTCCTCGAGCACGTCGAGGACATCCTCTTCAACCGGCGCGACGACGCGACCGAGCGGATGGTCGAGTTCGCCGAGACCGTGAAGGGCGCGGGCAAGAAGCGCGAAGTCGATCTCACCTGGCGCGAGAACAGCGTCGAGGAGCGACTCTCCCACGCCCTCGTCCACGGGATCGTCGACTACATCGACGACGACACGGAAGAAGCACGCCAGAAGCTCGGTCGTCCGATCGACGTGATCGAAGGCCCCCTCATGGACGGCATGCGCGTCGTCGGCGACCTCTTCGGCGCGGGCAAGATGTTCCTGCCGCAGGTCGTGAAGAGCGCGCGCTCCATGAAGAAGGCGGTCGCCTACCTCGAACCCTATCTCGAGGCCGAGAAGGTCGAGGGATCGAGCCAGGGCAAGATCGTGATGGCGACGGTCAAGGGCGACGTCCACGACATCGGCAAGAACATCGTGGGCGTGGTCCTCGGCTGCAACAACTACGAGGTCATCGACCTGGGCGTGATGGTGCCCGCCGACAAGATCCTCGAAGCCGCGATCTCCGAAGGCGCGCAGATGATCGGACTGTCCGGCCTGATCACCCCGTCCCTCGACGAAATGGCGTCGGTCGCCAAGGAGATGGAGCGGCGAGGCCTCGAGCTGCCGTTGCTGATCGGCGGTGCGACGACGAGTCGACAGCACACGGCGGTCAAGATCGCGCCGAACTATTCGCAGCCAGTCGTGCACGTCCTCGACGCGTCGCGCTCGGTCAACGTCGTGTCGGACCTCCTGTCCGACGAGCGACGGGACGGGTTCGCACAGGAGAACCGCGACGAGCAGGAGAAGCTCCGGGCCATCTACGACGGCCGCAAGGAGAAGCCCCTGCTCGCGATCGACGACGCACGCGCGAACGCCGAGAAACTCGACTTCACGGCAGCACCCGCGAAGCCCGGGTTCCTGGGCAAGCGCGTGATCGACGACGTGAGCGCGGCGGACCTCGACCCCTTCATCGACTGGACCTTCTTCTTCTCCACCTGGGACCTGAAGGGCAAGTACCCGAAGATCCTCGACGACCCGAAGGTCGGTGCCGCGGCGCGCGAGCTCTACGAGCACGGCCGCTCGCTCCTCGACGAGATCATCGAGAAGCAGTGGCTCCGGCCCCGCGGCGTCTACGGCTTCTGGCCGGCGCGTCGGGAGGGCGACGACGTCGTCCTGTTCGCGGATGAAGAGCTGACCGGCGAGGTCGCGCGCTTCCCGATGCTCCGGCAGCAGGCGATCGCCCCCGACGGCAAGCCGAACCGGTGCCTGGCGGACTTCGTCGCGAGCCGCGAAGACGGCGTGGCCGACTACGTGGGCGCGTTCGCCGTCACGAGCGGAACCGAGGCGGAAGACCTGTCGGCGCGCTTCGAGAAGGACCACGACGACTACAAGGCGATCATGGTCAAGGCCCTCGCGGATCGCCTCGCCGAGGCCTTCGCCGAGTTCCTCCACGCGCGAGCGCGCCGGGAGTGGGGCTACGGCGACGGCGAGAACCTCTCGAACGAGGATCTGATCGCCGAGCGGTATCGCGGGATCCGCCCCGCGTTCGGCTATCCCGCCTGTCCCGACCACCTCCCCAAGCGCACCCTCTTTCCGCTGCTCGACGCCCCGTCGGTCGGGATGGAGCTGACGGAGACCTGCGCGATGACGCCGGCGGCGAGCGTCTCGGGCCTCTACTTCGCCCACCCGGACGCTCGCTATTTCACGGTCGGTCGCCTCGGTCGGGATCAGATCGAGGACTACGCTGCGCGGATGGATCTCTCTGCCGACGAGGCGGAGAAGTGGTTGGCGTCGAACCTCGGCTACTAG
- a CDS encoding poly-gamma-glutamate hydrolase family protein translates to MAALRQFLARPDVREHCEIAGRFGVMAYHGGNLERTTDAVATEVAARTGASLYTVAQAAPSRTHLASTAFDPAHSDALARFLDHVDVVVTIHGYGRRRLRHHLLLGGRNRSLATHVAGHLRRDLPARYVVLDDLDRIPNELRGQHERNPVNRPPGQGVQIELPPSIRWNWREWGWSDHAGVSRTVAIQRLIDGLSAAVENWPIARP, encoded by the coding sequence ATGGCAGCGTTGCGGCAGTTCCTGGCGCGACCCGACGTGCGCGAGCACTGCGAGATCGCGGGTCGTTTCGGCGTGATGGCGTATCACGGCGGGAACCTCGAGCGTACGACCGACGCGGTCGCGACCGAGGTCGCCGCCCGGACGGGCGCCTCCCTCTATACCGTCGCCCAGGCCGCGCCGAGTCGGACCCACCTCGCCTCGACGGCTTTCGATCCCGCCCACTCCGACGCGCTGGCCCGCTTCCTCGACCACGTCGACGTCGTCGTCACGATCCACGGCTACGGCCGCCGCCGGCTCCGCCATCACCTCCTGCTCGGTGGACGCAATCGTTCGCTCGCGACCCACGTGGCCGGCCACCTGCGCCGCGACCTGCCAGCGCGCTACGTCGTGCTCGACGACCTCGATCGAATTCCGAACGAGCTGCGCGGCCAGCACGAACGGAACCCGGTCAACCGACCGCCAGGGCAGGGTGTGCAGATCGAGCTTCCGCCTTCGATCCGCTGGAACTGGCGGGAGTGGGGGTGGTCGGATCACGCGGGCGTGTCGCGAACGGTCGCCATCCAGCGACTGATCGACGGCTTGTCCGCCGCCGTCGAGAACTGGCCGATCGCGCGCCCCTGA
- a CDS encoding pyridoxamine 5'-phosphate oxidase family protein has translation MQIAEDSPWSRSEVDDHLDGFIAPLRLSATDARGYPRVCSLWFRRDGDRLLCATQADAWVAKALARDPRCGFELAPNEPPYFGVRGTGRATVGPDGGPRELGRLIDRYLGDRSSSLAKWLLSRADHEVLIAVEVERLTVWDYRDRMTR, from the coding sequence GTGCAGATCGCCGAAGACAGCCCGTGGTCTCGATCGGAAGTGGACGACCACCTCGACGGATTCATCGCCCCGCTCCGCCTCTCGGCCACCGACGCCCGGGGCTACCCACGCGTCTGCTCCCTCTGGTTCCGCCGTGACGGCGACCGTCTCCTCTGTGCCACGCAGGCCGACGCCTGGGTCGCGAAAGCGCTCGCGCGCGACCCCCGCTGCGGCTTCGAGCTGGCCCCGAACGAGCCGCCCTACTTCGGCGTCCGCGGGACCGGCCGCGCGACCGTCGGCCCGGACGGAGGGCCCCGGGAGCTCGGACGCCTGATCGATCGCTACCTCGGAGACCGCTCGTCTTCCCTCGCGAAGTGGCTGCTCTCCCGGGCGGACCACGAAGTCCTGATCGCCGTCGAGGTGGAACGGCTGACCGTGTGGGACTATCGGGACCGGATGACGCGCTGA
- a CDS encoding NAD(P)H-binding protein, which translates to MSSIPDLPAAEARLPLRIAIAGASGFVGSALARKLAPTDRVLTLGRRQRRGDDADTGGEVTPGIEPRRCDLFSVRQTREALEGADLAVYLVHSMSPNARLTQGRFDDLDLLIADNFGRAAAEAGVERIVYLGGLLPPDEHKGISSHLASRAEVEHALAAHGVPVTAVRAGLVVGPEGSSLNLLVRLVERLPLMVCPSWTSSETQPIALSDVIEILAYCCHHESTTGRICDVGGPDVMTYREMMKTTAQVLGRRRPMIPVPFVSPALSELWVSLVTGNSRSLVRPLIESLRHPMVVKDPWLQEEMGFPGRPFREALADSVDHTGGWKRPIARSVQRLPLPEGRDASWLGRAYVEWLGRLVPALLIVTTNEEETTIRLRGLRAPLIRLRPRDVATSSGRYVLDVVGGLLAAERPSGEPRLEFRSTPDGDGALSALQDYAPRLPWWIYLWTQAPLHAAVMAAFRRWLRRTSSA; encoded by the coding sequence ATGTCTTCGATCCCCGACTTGCCTGCCGCCGAAGCCCGCCTTCCCCTTCGCATCGCGATCGCCGGCGCCTCGGGGTTCGTCGGCTCCGCGCTCGCCCGCAAGCTCGCACCGACGGATCGCGTACTCACCCTCGGTCGACGCCAGCGTCGTGGGGACGACGCGGATACGGGCGGCGAGGTGACGCCCGGCATCGAGCCGCGACGATGTGATCTCTTCTCGGTTCGGCAGACCCGCGAAGCGCTCGAGGGCGCGGACCTCGCGGTCTATCTCGTCCACTCGATGAGCCCGAACGCACGACTGACGCAGGGCCGCTTCGACGATCTCGACCTGCTGATCGCCGACAACTTCGGTCGGGCCGCGGCGGAGGCGGGGGTCGAGCGGATCGTCTACCTGGGCGGCCTCCTTCCGCCGGACGAGCACAAGGGCATCTCGAGCCACCTCGCGAGTCGAGCGGAGGTCGAGCACGCCCTCGCTGCCCACGGCGTTCCGGTGACGGCGGTTCGTGCGGGCCTCGTCGTCGGCCCGGAGGGCTCGTCGCTCAACCTCCTCGTCCGTCTGGTCGAACGGCTGCCGCTCATGGTCTGCCCGAGCTGGACCTCGTCCGAGACCCAGCCGATCGCCCTCTCGGACGTGATCGAGATCCTCGCCTACTGCTGCCACCACGAATCCACGACCGGGCGGATCTGCGACGTCGGCGGACCGGACGTCATGACCTACCGCGAGATGATGAAGACGACGGCGCAGGTCCTCGGGCGCAGACGCCCGATGATCCCGGTTCCCTTCGTGTCGCCGGCGCTCTCGGAGCTCTGGGTCTCGCTCGTGACGGGCAACTCGCGCAGTCTCGTGCGCCCGCTGATCGAGAGTCTGCGGCATCCGATGGTCGTGAAGGACCCCTGGCTGCAGGAGGAGATGGGCTTCCCGGGTCGACCCTTCCGGGAAGCGCTCGCGGATTCCGTCGACCACACGGGCGGGTGGAAGCGTCCGATCGCCCGGTCGGTCCAGCGCCTCCCCCTCCCGGAGGGTCGGGACGCGAGCTGGCTCGGGCGGGCCTACGTCGAGTGGCTCGGGCGCCTGGTCCCCGCGCTCCTGATCGTCACGACGAACGAAGAAGAGACGACGATCCGCCTTCGCGGGCTGCGGGCACCCCTGATCCGCCTCCGTCCCCGGGACGTCGCGACCTCCTCGGGCCGCTACGTCCTCGACGTCGTCGGTGGCCTCCTCGCCGCCGAGCGCCCGAGCGGCGAACCGCGACTCGAGTTCCGCAGCACGCCGGACGGAGACGGGGCCCTGTCCGCGCTCCAGGACTACGCGCCGCGCCTGCCCTGGTGGATCTATCTCTGGACGCAGGCACCGTTGCACGCCGCCGTGATGGCCGCCTTCCGACGTTGGTTGCGACGCACTTCGTCTGCGTGA
- a CDS encoding BLUF domain-containing protein translates to MPDERPDQEPETAIHRIVYTSRAVDPCDADELLELLAHIRAKNGRLGVSGMLLYADPTFLQVLEGDLEVIESLYDVIESDDRHTDTRVLLREESPQRAFGSWTMGFVQADREMLASVAGLNDFLQSHRDAALIPDEATVRVEKILEQFKGGRWRREIEG, encoded by the coding sequence ATGCCCGACGAACGACCCGACCAGGAACCGGAAACCGCGATTCATCGCATCGTGTACACCAGCCGCGCCGTCGATCCCTGCGACGCCGACGAGCTGCTCGAGCTGCTCGCGCACATCCGCGCCAAGAACGGTCGACTCGGCGTCTCCGGCATGCTCCTCTACGCAGATCCGACCTTCCTGCAGGTCCTCGAGGGCGACCTCGAAGTAATCGAGTCCCTCTACGACGTCATCGAGTCGGACGATCGTCACACGGACACCCGGGTCCTGCTCCGTGAAGAGTCGCCACAACGCGCCTTCGGGAGCTGGACGATGGGCTTCGTGCAAGCCGACCGCGAGATGCTCGCGTCGGTCGCGGGACTCAACGATTTCCTGCAGAGCCACCGGGACGCAGCACTCATCCCCGACGAGGCGACGGTGCGGGTCGAGAAGATCCTCGAGCAGTTCAAGGGCGGCCGCTGGCGCCGCGAGATCGAGGGCTGA